The genomic window TAAAAGAAAGAGATAAAGACCAGATTATTAAGGTTACAGCTTATGACCAATTGAGGTATTTGAAAAATAAAGATACTTATATCTATGAAAATATGAAAGCATCAGATTTGGTTAAGAAAATAATTAATGATTTCAACTTGCAAGCTGGAATTATAGAAGATACAGGTTATACAATAGCATATAGAATACAAGATAATAAAACTCTATTTGACATCATCTACGATGCTTTAGATTTAACCTTAATGAACAAAGGTAAAATGTATGTACTATTTGATGATTTTGGGAAATTAAACTTACGAGATGTTGAGACAATGAAAATCCCTGCCTTAGTAGTAGGTGATTATAATGCACAAAATTATAGTTATAAAACCGACATAGATACAGACACATATAACAAAGTAAAGCTACGTAGAAATAATGAAAAATTAGGAAAAGCGGAGGAATATGAATTACAACATGGTGTAAACATAAATAGATGGGGTGTATTGCAGTATTTTGAAAATGTTAATGAAGAAACTAATATAAAAGCCAAGGCGGAAGCTATACTAAAACTAAAAAATAAGAAAAAGAGAACATTGCAGTTAAAAGAAGTTTTAGGAGATATAAGAGTAAGAGCTGGGACAAGTGTAATGACTTTATTAGAAAATGTTGGAGATATAAGCGTAAAGCAGTATATGTTAGTTGAAAAAGCAAAGCATGTATTTGGTAATGATGAACATTGGATGACATTGGATTTAAGGGGTGATATATAGTGAGTATGATACAAATTATAAAACAAGCTGCTATAGAGGCCGTAGAAAATAGTTCGCCAATGAGTATAGCTTATGGTACTGTTACGAAAATAAACCCTTTAGAAATCAATGTAGAACAGCGTATGAATATAAAAGGGAATATGATACTCCTTACTTCTAATGTTATTGATAGTGAAGTAGAGGTTGAGATTAATGACATGACAGAAGAAGCTCTTACTAGCCCTTATAACCATAAACACGAGTACAAAGGCACAAAGAAACATATTCATAAGAAAGGATTAAAGGTAGGGGAGAAAGTCTTACTGATACGAGTACAAGGAGGACAAAAATACATTGTCCTAGATAGGTTGGTGAGTGCATGATACCTAAAATTGAAAACATACCGATTGGCGAGGAATTGGAAGTAGTAGAAGAACCTACTTATACTTGGAAAATAGATTTTGAAAACAAACGAATAGTAGGCTATACAGATGGATTAGAAGCAATGAAACAAGCTATATATCTAATATTAAATACTGAAAGATATAGGTATTTGATCTATGATTGGAATCATGGAGTAGAATTAGCTGACTTATTTGGTAAAGATAAGGCCTATGCTTATTCAGAGTTAAAAAGAAGAATCAGAGAAGCCTTGATAGCTGATGATAGAATCACTGATGTATCCGATTTTGAATTTGAATCTATAGACAGAAACACTATATTAGCAACATTCACAGTACACACAGTATTTGGAGATATAAAAGCCTCTAGGGAGGTGGAAATATAATGTATTCATTTGAGGAAATACTGCAAAGAATGTTGGATAGAGTACCCAATAAATACGATAAAAGGCAAGGAGGTATAATTTGGAACGCCTTAGCCCCTGCCGCTGCTGAATTGGCCCAAATGTATATCGAACTGGAGGATATCGAAAACAGAACCTATGCTGATACTGCTACAGGGGAGGACTTGACTAGGAGAGCAGCAGAAAGAGGAATTATTAGACGACTAGCTACTAAAGCAATTAGAAGGGGAATATTTAAAACTAATAACCAATTACCTTTGAATGTACCTATAGGGAGTAGGTATACTGGTGAAGATTTGAATTATGTAGTTATAGATAAAATTACAGATGGGGAATTTAGGCTTGAATGTGAAGAACCGGGAGCAATAGGGAATGTTTATTCAGGTTCTCTTATACCAGTTGAATATATAAATGGTTTAGAATCCGCTGAGTTGGTGGATATCCTTATTCCCGGAGAAGATGAAGAAGATGACGAGAACTTAAGAAAGAGATATTTCGATAGTTTAGAAAGTCAAGCATTTGGAGGGAATATTGCAGACTATAAGCAGAAAACAAATGAATTAAATGGTGTAGGTGGCGTAAAGGTGTATCCAGTTTGGAATGGCGGAGG from Tepidimicrobium xylanilyticum includes these protein-coding regions:
- a CDS encoding XkdQ/YqbQ family protein — its product is MYEISIINNGKRYLPIIEGDVVWETTRIGQPGKLTFNVVNDDVINFQEGNPVLFRVNEKDVFFGFVFVKERDKDQIIKVTAYDQLRYLKNKDTYIYENMKASDLVKKIINDFNLQAGIIEDTGYTIAYRIQDNKTLFDIIYDALDLTLMNKGKMYVLFDDFGKLNLRDVETMKIPALVVGDYNAQNYSYKTDIDTDTYNKVKLRRNNEKLGKAEEYELQHGVNINRWGVLQYFENVNEETNIKAKAEAILKLKNKKKRTLQLKEVLGDIRVRAGTSVMTLLENVGDISVKQYMLVEKAKHVFGNDEHWMTLDLRGDI
- a CDS encoding DUF2577 domain-containing protein; this translates as MIQIIKQAAIEAVENSSPMSIAYGTVTKINPLEINVEQRMNIKGNMILLTSNVIDSEVEVEINDMTEEALTSPYNHKHEYKGTKKHIHKKGLKVGEKVLLIRVQGGQKYIVLDRLVSA
- a CDS encoding DUF2634 domain-containing protein; the protein is MIPKIENIPIGEELEVVEEPTYTWKIDFENKRIVGYTDGLEAMKQAIYLILNTERYRYLIYDWNHGVELADLFGKDKAYAYSELKRRIREALIADDRITDVSDFEFESIDRNTILATFTVHTVFGDIKASREVEI
- a CDS encoding baseplate J/gp47 family protein, with translation MYSFEEILQRMLDRVPNKYDKRQGGIIWNALAPAAAELAQMYIELEDIENRTYADTATGEDLTRRAAERGIIRRLATKAIRRGIFKTNNQLPLNVPIGSRYTGEDLNYVVIDKITDGEFRLECEEPGAIGNVYSGSLIPVEYINGLESAELVDILIPGEDEEDDENLRKRYFDSLESQAFGGNIADYKQKTNELNGVGGVKVYPVWNGGGTVKLVIIDSDYNKPSQELVDYIQNEIDPVGHQGEGVGIAPIGHVVTVEGVSECTVNIETNIIFQESYTWEDVKPNFIATIEGYFYELKKTWQDEENLVVRISYIETRALGLPGVLDIQNTKINGLAENLVLEDVEIPVLGEVTIV